The following coding sequences lie in one Dunckerocampus dactyliophorus isolate RoL2022-P2 chromosome 4, RoL_Ddac_1.1, whole genome shotgun sequence genomic window:
- the LOC129180062 gene encoding arrestin domain-containing protein 2-like: protein MPITAFFIEYDALDVQHSFTDGDTINGRIFVEALMESEIQSITFFAKGKERFDLSTHDSNFYTNYPSKETFYNVKQDILKTGPQIIGEGRHVFPFSFKTPDREITASPHWVQYKLKAKLKQPMKRERTVETYFIFFPKESMDIPPPMEPQYVHIQKKVLGSGTVTMDVYTQRMSYKPGEALQVTAEINNKSSHSVKPTYVLYWKQNWAFPGQRIIYVFPILEKKAKPVAAHSRKTVTKVITIPRGIPPSISIRPELNNEYILKVSLDMMGTNVTKVKLPLFVLSDSIASQQQQSLNALDLAFHGEQPKKKSRSIDNPIDFKEMEKEMYLSDG from the exons atgcccatcacAGCATTCTTTATTGAATATGATGCCTTAGATGTGCAACATAGCTTCACAGATGGAGATACCATCAATGGGAGAATCTTCGTGGAGGCCTTGATGGAAAGTGAAATCCAATCAATAACTTTTTTTGcgaaaggaaaggaaagattTGATTTGTCAACACATGACTCTAATTTTTACACCAACTACCCATCAAAGGAGACATTTTACAATGTCAAACAAGACATCTTGAAAACGG GTCCCCAAATTATTGGTGAAGGAAGACATGTATTTCCCTTTTCTTTCAAGACTCCTGACAG AGAAATAACAGCTTCTCCACACTGGGTTCAGTATAAGTTAAAGGCGAAGCTCAAACAGCCAATGAAGCGAGAAAGAACTGTTGAAACTTACttcatattttttccaaaagaaaGCATGGACATCCCTCCACccatg GAACCTCAGTATGTTCACATCCAAAAAAAAGTCTTGGGTTCTGGAACAGTAACAATGGATGTTTACACCCAAAGAATGTCATACAAGCCag GTGAGGCTCTCCAAGTCACAGCTGAAATCAACAACAAGTCAAGTCATTCAGTGAAGCCCACATACGTACTGTACTGGAAGCAAAATTGGGCTTTCCCAGGTCAAAGGATAATTTACGTGTTTCCTATTCTTGAGAAAAAAGCCAAGCCAGTTGCCGCCCACAGTAGAAAGACTGTGACCAAGGTGATCACCATCCCCAGAGGGATACCTCCTTCCATCTCCATCAGACCAGAACTCAACAATGAGTACATCCTGAAG GTCAGTCTGGATATGATGGGGACAAACGTCACAAAAGTCAAGCTTCCATTATTTGTCCTGTCCGACAGTATTGcctcacaacaacaacaatcacTGAATGCTCTTGACCTTGCATTTCATGGagaacaaccaaaaaaaaagtcccgATCTATAGACAACCCCATTGACttcaaagaaatggaaaaagagaTGTACCTTTCTGATGGATGA